A single window of Montipora capricornis isolate CH-2021 chromosome 14, ASM3666992v2, whole genome shotgun sequence DNA harbors:
- the LOC138032414 gene encoding metabotropic glutamate receptor 7-like, whose translation MEIIKATESALFARSAYLLSFLFIAFTARNISADGSMLQPSTEVAVIDGDVFLGGLFPVHAKGIGSTFCGELNEQVGIHRVEAMLYAIDQVNNNKNLLPNITLGTEIRDDCGTVNTALEQCLNFVLGALVNREQMCPISRGPPEINKKSLLGGVVGPSYSTTTVQVASLLRLFDVPQVSYAATSSELSDKNRFEYFVRTVPPDSFQAQAMVDIVRYMNWTAVFAVYSRGSYGEQGMLSFKHFSEQSNVCIADSRLLEPDYAADDYDRIIKRFLKESDVRVVVMFCNYEDLRSMLLATKRSQKRGKHFIWLASDFWGTRLRHLVGLEDIADGAITLEVQTFNTQLKPFYDYFLKLNPLNNTRNPWFSEYWEKHFNCTLRNTRLSTQSTHLCKDSLHMSSTDVKVDAKVPFVIDAVFSLAHALHNLHKNVCGGLPGFCPQMKNLDRAALLRYLQNVSFNGTTGLVRFNNNGDSAGKYDIYNFSRAARSRPYQKLGSWIEGDLKFNARGFMKGISYPESHCGKPCGLQGIKHIRDALCCYTCENCDERSYVVDEFTCKTCDKGMKPNATFNGCEPLRKQHLSRVWIVIVMTMSSIGIIATLIVCGVFIKFAETPLIKASGHEMSFALIVGLLLCYGLAFVLVASPSNVICAIQRLGLGLAFSVCYASLLVRTNRIARIFSGSMSPSFISPKSQLLITAVIIAPELIMAVIALFINPPKPVASYEQDDFVLMKCNISTIGVAILCGYNALLVLLCTFYAFRTRKTPLNFNEAKFIGFCMYTSCVIWIASLPVYFGVGGGLQVIALAFSSVISATTILLFIFLPKVYIVLFKPEKNIQSNSRLRSRTKSLDFNIAESNSATVNNGGTVGD comes from the exons ATGGAGATCATCAAGGCGACGGAATCTGCATTGTTTGCTCGGTCCGCCTATCTTCTTAGTTTTCTCTTTATCGCTTTCACCGCCAGAAACATATCTGCAGATGGTTCAATGCTTCAACCCTCAACCGAAGTGGCTGTAATTGATGGCGATGTATTTCTTGGTGGCCTGTTTCCTGTTCACGCGAAAGGAATTGGATCGACCTTCTGCGGAGAATTGAATGAACAAGTTGGCATACACCGAGTCGAGGCTATGTTGTACGCTATTGACCAG gtaaacaacaacaagaacctTCTTCCAAATATCACGCTGGGTACAGAAATCCGTGACGATTGTGGTACTGTCAACACAGCCCTGGAACAATGCTTGAACTTTGTCCTTGGAGCTCTTGTGAACAGGGAACAAATGTGTCCCATTTCAAGGGGTCCCCCAGAGATAAACAAAAAATCTCTTTTGGGAGGAGTAGTGGGGCCTTCGTACAGCACCACCACTGTACAG GTCGCCAGCCTTCTACGTCTTTTTGATGTCCCGCAGGTCAGCTACGCCGCTACAAGCTCTGAATTAAGTGACAAAAACAGATTTGAGTATTTCGTCCGCACAGTTCCTCCGGATTCTTTTCAAGCCCAAGCTATGGTCGACATTGTCCGCTATATGAACTGGACAGCGGTTTTTGCTGTGTACTCTCGCGGTAGTTATGGTGAACAAGGGATGCTCTCCTTTAAACACTTTTCGGAACAGTCAAACGTGTGCATTGCAGATAGTCGTCTATTGGAACCCGATTACGCAGCGGATGATTATGACAGGATTATCAAGAGATTTCTCAAAGAAAGTGACGTTCGGGTGGTGGTGATGTTTTGTAATTACGAAGATCTTCGCTCGATGCTGCTTGCAACAAAAAGATCTCAAAAAAGAGGGAAACACTTTATTTGGCTGGCAAGTGATTTCTGGGGAACAAGACTCCGTCATCTTGTAGGCTTAGAAGACATTGCAGATGGTGCAATCACTCTGGAGGTCCAAACGTTTAACACGCAGCTTAAGCCATTTTATGACTACTTTTTAAAACTCAACCCATTGAATAACACAAGAAATCCTTGGTTTAGTGAATACTGGGAAAAACATTTTAATTGCACCCTTAGAAACACAAGACTGTCAACTCAGTCTACTCATCTTTGTAAAGACTCGCTTCACATGTCATCTACTGACGTAAAAGTCGACGCTAAGGTTCCGTTTGTCATTGATGCTGTGTTTTCATTGGCGCATGCGCTACACAATCTGCACAAGAACGTTTGCGGAGGCCTCCCAGGCTTTTGCCCTCAGATGAAAAATCTTGATCGAGCAGCCCTGCTTCGGTATCTGCAGAACGTGTCATTTAATGGAACAACAGGGCTTGTTAGATTTAATAACAACGGTGACAGCGCTGGAAAATATGACATTTACAACTTTTCGAGAGCCGCGCGTTCAAGACCTTATCAAAAATTAGGAAGCTGGATTGAGGGAGACTTGAAATTCAATGCAAGGGGGTTTATGAAGGGGATTTCCTATCCCGAATCCCATTGTGGGAAGCCTTGTGGTCTCCAGGGCATAAAGCATATACGGGACGCTCTGTGCTGCTATACATGTGAGAATTGTGACGAGCGCTCTTACGTTGTCGACGAATTCACGTGTAAGACATGTGATAAAGGGATGAAACCCAATGCAACATTTAACGGCTGCGAACCTTTGCGAAAGCAACATCTCAGTCGTGTTTGGATTGTCATAGTGATGACTATGTCGTCAATTGGAATAATTGCCACTCTCATCGTCTGTGGAGTGTTTAttaaattcgccgagacacctCTCATCAAAGCATCGGGGCACGAAATGTCGTTCGCACTTATCGTTGGACTTTTGCTTTGCTATGGTTTAGCATTTGTCCTAGTCGCATCTCCTAGCAATGTCATTTGTGCCATTCAAAGACTCGGATTAGGACTGGCCTTTAGTGTTTGCTATGCTTCTTTGCTGGTCCGCACCAACAGAATTGCGAGAATTTTTAGTGGGTCTATGTCCCCCTCTTTTATAAGCCCTAAGTCACAACTGCTCATAACCGCTGTGATAATCGCACCTGAACTTATTATGGCTGTAATAGCGTTGTTTATTAACCCACCGAAACCTGTTGCTTCATACGAGCAAGACGACTTCGTGTTGATGAAATGCAACATAAGCACGATTGGAGTGGCCATCTTGTGTGGATACAACGCgttacttgttttactttgcaCTTTTTATGCGTTTAGAACGCGCAAAACGCCTTTAAACTTCAACGAGGCTAAATTTATCGGCTTTTGTATGTACACTTCCTGCGTTATATGGATTGCGTCTTTACCGGTATATTTTGGTGTCGGTGGAGGTCTTCAAGTGATTGCTTTGGCATTTAGCTCCGTGATAAGCGCAACAACaatcctgttgtttattttcttgCCGAAAGTGTACATCGTCTTATTCAAACCTGAGAAGAATATTCAAAGTAACTCCAGACTAAGATCAAGAACAAAATCCCTGGATTTTAATATTGCAGAAAGTAACAGTGCCACAGTCAACAATGGAGGAACAGTCGGTGATTGA